The proteins below are encoded in one region of Cucurbita pepo subsp. pepo cultivar mu-cu-16 chromosome LG10, ASM280686v2, whole genome shotgun sequence:
- the LOC111803448 gene encoding ABC transporter C family member 12-like isoform X3, with protein MPFEALDWFCQPVANSIWAKAVDSAFGSYTPCAIDSLVVSSCHLVLLGLCFYRTWLIVKDAKVKRFRLTSNCYNYMLAVIAGCCFVVPLLRLAMGIAIFSLDDHTGFAPFEVICSIVESLSWCSVLVMIVVETKIYIREFRWYIRFGLIYVMVGDVVLLNLVLPLSDYYSSADLCMIITTFSFQVLFAVLLLAYVPNLEPYPGYVVMQSEYVDNMDYETLPGEEHVCPESHANLFSRIYFGWVTPLMKQGYRKPIAEKDIWRLDVWDRTETLXGGFLRCWAAEVQMPKPWLIRALNRSLGRRFWLGGFFKVGNDLSQFIGPIILNHLLQSMQRGDPTWIGFVYAFAIFVGVSSGVLCEAQYYQNVMRVGFQLRSTLVAAIFRKSLRLTHEGRKNFPYGKITNMISTDANALQQICQQLHGIWSAPFRIIMSMILLYQQLGVASLFGALTLVLTVPMQTVIFSKMRKQTKKGLQGTDKRVELTNEILAAMDTVKCYAWEASFSSRVQEIRNDELSWFRKAQLLYALNGFIMNSLPVFVTVISFGVFTFLGGDLTPARAFTSLSLFAVLRSPLNMLPNLLSQVVNAHVSLQRMEELFLTEERILAPNPPLEPGLPAISIKNGCFSWDSKVEKPTLSNVNLHIEVGSLVAVVGGTGEGKTSLIMAMLGELPPLADTNIVVRGTVAYVPQVSWIFNATVRDNILFGSEFESNRYWKAIDVTSLQHDLDLLPGRDHTEIGERGVNISGGQRQRVSMARAVYSNSDVYIFDDPLSALDAHVGQQVFNRCIKEELGGKTRVLVTNQLHFLPQVDKIILISEGIVIEEGTFEELSRNSKHFQKLMENAGKLEEQMEEKQYNKNHYQESPMPPNGGLGNKFPEDTSYAGKRKGKNSVLIKKEERETGVVSWKVLMRYKDALGGTWVVIVLFSFYLLIEVLRVSTSTWLSFWTKKSTSENYNAGYYNLIYTALSFGQVTFTLANSYWLIISSLRASRKLHDFMLNSILRAPMVFFHTNPIGRIINRFAKDLGDIDRTLANIMSAFLGQLWQLLSTFVLIGLVSPISLWAITPLLIVFYAAYLYYQSTSREVKRLDSITRSPVYAQFGEALNGLSTIRAYKAYDRMESINGRFVDNNIRFTLANISSNRWLTIRLETLGGLMIWLTATFAVLQNAREENQVAFASTMGLLLSYTLNITNLLSGVLRQASRAENSLNAVERVGIYIDLPSEAPAIIEYNRPPSGWPSSGSIHFEDVVLRYRPGLPPVLHGLSFNILPTDKLGIVGRTGAGKSSMLNALFRIVEIERGRITIDGYDIAKVGLTDLRKSLTVIPQSPILFSGTVRFNLDPFCEHNDADLWEALERAHLKDVIMRSSFGLDSEVSEGGENFSVGQRQLISLARALLRRSKIIVLDEATAAVDVNTDSLIQKTIREEFKSCTMLIIAHRLNTIIDCDRILVLDKGQVIEYDAPEKLVSNEESAFYRMVQSTGPANAQYLCSLVLGKEETNPRDENQLLQNGHGRWLAKTHWMTAAQFALSRSLAASQNDLRRPDIDTVHGNDIIGKAKDAVLTLHGVLEGKHDGLIDEVLTRDSIPRYGWWSSFYRTIEGLAVMSRLHSYNKLGDGEDDEAEERPFD; from the exons ATGCCTTTTGAGGCCTTGGATTGGTTCTGCCAGCCGGTGGCAAATAGTATATGGGCAAAAGCAGTTGATAGTGCCTTCGGGTCGTACACACCTTGTGCAATTGACTCTCTAGTGGTATCTTCTTGTCATTTGGTACTTCTTGGGCTTTGCTTCTACAGAACGTGGCTGATTGTGAAGGATGCTAAAGTGAAGAGGTTTCGTTTGACCTCTAATTGTTATAATTACATGCTTGCTGTGATTGCTGGTTGTTGTTTTGTCGTGCCTTTACTAAGGTTAGCCATGGGTATAGCGATTTTTAGCCTTGACGATCACACTGGCTTTGCTCCTTTTGAG GTGATTTGCTCAATCGTGGAGTCTCTTTCTTGGTGCTCGGTGTTAGTGATGATTGTTGTGGAGACTAAAATTTATATCCGTGAATTCCGTTGGTACATACGATTTGGACTAATCTATGTTATGGTAGGGGATGTTGTGCTATTAAATCTTGTACTCCCACTTTCAGATTACTATAGCAG TGCAGATCTCTGTATGATCATCACCACATTTTCTTTCCAG GTGCTTTTTGCAGTACTTCTTCTTGCTTATGTCCCTAATTTGGAACCATATCCTGGTTATGTCGTCATGCAATCTGAGTATGTTGACAACATGGACTATGAAACGCTTCCGGGAGAAGAGCACGTCTGTCCCGAGAGCCACGCTAATCTCTTTTCTA GAATATATTTTGGGTGGGTGACTCCACTTATGAAGCAGGGCTATCGAAAACCTATAGCCGAAAAGGATATTTGGAGGTTGGACGTCTGGGATCGAACTGAGACACTGANGGGTGG GTTCCTGAGATGCTGGGCTGCAGAAGTTCAAATGCCTAAGCCTTGGCTCATAAGAGCATTGAATCGAAGCCTCGGAAGAAG GTTCTGGTTGGGAGGTTTTTTCAAG GTTGGCAATGACCTCTCTCAGTTTATTGGGCCGATTATATTGAACCATTTATTACAG TCGATGCAACGGGGAGATCCAACTTGGATTGGTTTCGTCTATGCATTCGCAATTTTCGTTGGTGTG tCATCTGGAGTGCTATGCGAAGCTCAGTACTATCAGAATGTTATGCGAGTTGGTTTTCAACTCAGGTCTACTCTG GTGGCTGCTATTTTTCGCAAATCACTCAGATTGACTCATGAGGGGCGGAAGAATTTCCCATATGggaaaattacaaatatgatATCAACAGATGCTAACGCCCTTCAA CAAATATGTCAACAGCTTCATGGGATATGGTCTGCCCCATTTCGTATTATCATGTCAATGATTCTTCTATACCAGCAATTGGGTGTTGCTTCACTTTTTGGGGCTTTAACTCTAGTCTTGACGGTTCCTATGCAG ACTGTAATTTTTAGTAAAATgcgaaaacaaacaaagaagggACTTCAGGGGACAGATAAAAGGGTTGAACTCACAAATGAAATTTTAGCAGCCATGGACACTGTGAA ATGCTATGCATGGGAAGCAAGCTTTTCATCCAGAGTTCAAGAAATAAGGAATGATGAGCTCTCGTGGTTTCGTAAGGCGCAATTACTTTATGCG TTAAACGGTTTTATTATGAATAGCCTCCCAGTGTTTGTAACTGTAATTTCCTTTGGGGTATTCACATTTCTTGGTGGAGATCTGACTCCTGCGAGGGCCTTTACATCACTTTCCCTGTTTGCagtgcttcgttctcctctaaACATGCTTCCTAATTTATTAAGTCAG GTTGTAAATGCACATGTATCATTACAGCGTATGGAGGAACTCTTCTTGACTGAAGAGAGAATTCTtgccccaaatccaccgctggAACCTGGGCTTCCAGCAATATCCATAAAAAATGGATGTTTTTCATGGGATTCCAAG GTAGAGAAGCCGACATTATCAAATGTCAATTTGCATATAGAAGTTGGCAGTTTAGTTGCAGTGGTTGGAGGTACTGGCGAAGGAAAAACGTCACTTATAATGGCAATGCTAGGGGAGCTGCCTCCCTTGGCAGACACAAACATCGTTGTCAGAGGAACAGTTGCTTATGTTCCTCAGGTGTCATGGATTTTCAATGCCACT GTTCGTgacaatatattatttggatCGGAGTTTGAATCAAACCGTTATTGGAAGGCCATTGATGTCACTTCCTTGCAACATGATCTTGACTTGCTTCCT GGTCGTGATCACACCGAGATTGGTGAAAGAGGTGTAAACATAAGTGGCGGTCAAAGACAGCGAGTTTCTATGGCTAGAGCCGTATATTCGAATTCTGATGTTTACATTTTTGATGATCCTTTAAGTGCTCTAGATGCTCATGTTGGTCAGCAG GTTTTTAACAGATGTATCAAGGAAGAGTTGGGAGGGAAAACCAGGGTGCTTGTCACAAACCAATTACATTTTCTTCCCCAGGTCGACAAAATTATTCTGATTTCCGAAGGCATTGTTATAGAGGAAGGAACCTTTGAGGAACTCTCCCGAAACAGCAAACATTTCCAGAAGCTAATGGAAAATGCCGGGAAACTGGAGGaacaaatggaagaaaaacaatacaataaaaatCATTACCAAGAAAGTCCGATGCCTCCTAATGGTGGACTCGGGAATAAATTTCCAGAAGACACAAGTTATGCAGGAAAACGGAAAGGAAAGAACTCTGTACTAATCaagaaggaggagagagagacagGAGTAGTAAGTTGGAAGGTGTTAATGAG GTATAAGGATGCATTAGGAGGTACTTGGGTAGTTATCGtactcttttcattttatctgCTGATAGAAGTCCTTCGAGTTTCGACTAGCACGTGGTTAAGCTTTTGGACAAAGAAAAGCACTTCAGAAAATTATAACGCTGGATACTACAATCTCATCTATACAGCGTTGTCCTTTGGCCAG GTGACCTTTACACTAGCAAACTCTTATTGGCTAATCATTTCAAGCCTTCGTGCGTCTAGAAAATTGCACGATTTCATGCTAAATTCAATTCTAAGAGCTCCAATGGTGTTCTTCCATACCAATCCAATTGGACGAATTATCAATAGGTTTGCCAAAGATCTTGGAGACATTGATCGTACTCTTGCCAATATTATGAGTGCGTTTCTTGGACAACTGTGGCAACTACTGTCAACTTTTGTTCTAATAGGTCTTGTGAGCCCAATCTCCCTATGGGCCATTACGCCGCTATTGATTGTGTTTTATGCAGCCTATTTATATTATCAG AGTACCTCACGTGAAGTCAAACGCTTGGATTCGATTACTAGATCTCCGGTGTATGCTCAATTTGGGGAAGCGTTAAATGGTCTGTCAACTATTCGTGCATACAAGGCGTATGATCGAATGGAAAGCATCAACGGGAGGTTCGTGGATAATAACATCAGGTTTACTCTTGCAAATATCAGTTCGAATCGCTGGCTCACAATAAGGTTGGAAACATTAGGAGGCCTTATGATCTGGTTGACAGCAACTTTTGCTGTCTTGCAGAATGCAAGAGAAGAAAACCAGGTGGCCTTTGCATCTACGATGGGATTACTTTTAAGTTATACCCTAAACATCACAAACTTGTTAAGTGGTGTTCTTAGACAAGCAAGTAGGGCTGAAAATAGTTTAAACGCTGTTGAACGTGTCGGCATATACATCGATTTGCCTTCAGAGGCTCCAGCTATAATCGAGTATAACCGCCCCCCATCTGGTTGGCCTTCATCTGGATCGATTCATTTTGAGGATGTTGTCTTACGTTATAGGCCTGGACTTCCTCCAGTCTTGCATGGGCTatcctttaatattttaccAACTGACAAGCTAGGAATAGTTGGAAGAACTGGTGCAGGAAAATCAAGCATGTTGAATGCATTATTTCGAATTGTAGAGATCGAACGAGGACGAATAACAATTGATGGCTATGACATTGCTAAGGTTGGGCTAACAGATTTGCGGAAATCTCTAACTGTTATACCTCAATCACCAATTCTTTTTTCAG GAACTGTACGTTTTAATCTCGATCCGTTCTGTGAACATAATGATGCTGACTTGTGGGAGGCTCTTGAGAGAGCACATCTTAAGGATGTAATTATGAGAAGCTCTTTTGGCTTGGATTCTGAG GTTTCGGAAGGAGGAGAAAATTTCAGCGTTGGACAAAGGCAACTAATAAGCCTTGCTAGAGCGTTGTTGAGAAGATCAAAGATCATTGTTCTTGATGAAGCAACGGCAGCTGTTGATGTTAACACAGACTCTCTGATACAGAAAACTATCCGTGAGGAGTTCAAATCATGCACTATGCTGATAATCGCTCATCGGTTAAACACGATTATTGACTGTGATCGGATTCTCGTGTTGGATAAGGGTCAG GTCATAGAATATGATGCCCCTGAAAAGCTGGTTTCAAATGAAGAAAGCGCTTTCTATAGAATGGTTCAAAGTACAGGGCCTGCAAATGCTCAGTACTTATGCAGCTTAGTTCTTGGAAAAGAAGAGACCAATCCACGTGATGAAAACCAGTTACTTCAGAATGGTCATGGGAGATGGCTAGCAAAAACCCACTGGATGACTGCTGCTCAATTTGCTCTGTCCAGAAGTCTTGCTGCCTCTCAAAATGATCTCAGAAGGCCAGACATTGATACTGTTCATGGGAATGATATCATTGGGAAAGCAAAAGATGCAGTTCTAACGCTGCATGGAGTTTTGGAGGGGAAACACGACGGACTAATCGACGAAGTACTAACTCGAGACTCGATTCCTAGATACGGTTGGTGGTCGTCTTTCTACCGAACAATTGAAG GGCTGGCTGTGATGAGCAGGTTGCACAGTTACAACAAGCTTGGTGAtggtgaagatgatgaagctGAAGAGAGGCCGTTTGATTGA
- the LOC111803448 gene encoding ABC transporter C family member 2-like isoform X2, whose product MPKPWLIRALNRSLGRRFWLGGFFKVGNDLSQFIGPIILNHLLQSMQRGDPTWIGFVYAFAIFVGVSSGVLCEAQYYQNVMRVGFQLRSTLVAAIFRKSLRLTHEGRKNFPYGKITNMISTDANALQQICQQLHGIWSAPFRIIMSMILLYQQLGVASLFGALTLVLTVPMQTVIFSKMRKQTKKGLQGTDKRVELTNEILAAMDTVKCYAWEASFSSRVQEIRNDELSWFRKAQLLYALNGFIMNSLPVFVTVISFGVFTFLGGDLTPARAFTSLSLFAVLRSPLNMLPNLLSQVVNAHVSLQRMEELFLTEERILAPNPPLEPGLPAISIKNGCFSWDSKVEKPTLSNVNLHIEVGSLVAVVGGTGEGKTSLIMAMLGELPPLADTNIVVRGTVAYVPQVSWIFNATVRDNILFGSEFESNRYWKAIDVTSLQHDLDLLPGRDHTEIGERGVNISGGQRQRVSMARAVYSNSDVYIFDDPLSALDAHVGQQVFNRCIKEELGGKTRVLVTNQLHFLPQVDKIILISEGIVIEEGTFEELSRNSKHFQKLMENAGKLEEQMEEKQYNKNHYQESPMPPNGGLGNKFPEDTSYAGKRKGKNSVLIKKEERETGVVSWKVLMRYKDALGGTWVVIVLFSFYLLIEVLRVSTSTWLSFWTKKSTSENYNAGYYNLIYTALSFGQVTFTLANSYWLIISSLRASRKLHDFMLNSILRAPMVFFHTNPIGRIINRFAKDLGDIDRTLANIMSAFLGQLWQLLSTFVLIGLVSPISLWAITPLLIVFYAAYLYYQSTSREVKRLDSITRSPVYAQFGEALNGLSTIRAYKAYDRMESINGRFVDNNIRFTLANISSNRWLTIRLETLGGLMIWLTATFAVLQNAREENQVAFASTMGLLLSYTLNITNLLSGVLRQASRAENSLNAVERVGIYIDLPSEAPAIIEYNRPPSGWPSSGSIHFEDVVLRYRPGLPPVLHGLSFNILPTDKLGIVGRTGAGKSSMLNALFRIVEIERGRITIDGYDIAKVGLTDLRKSLTVIPQSPILFSGTVRFNLDPFCEHNDADLWEALERAHLKDVIMRSSFGLDSEVSEGGENFSVGQRQLISLARALLRRSKIIVLDEATAAVDVNTDSLIQKTIREEFKSCTMLIIAHRLNTIIDCDRILVLDKGQVIEYDAPEKLVSNEESAFYRMVQSTGPANAQYLCSLVLGKEETNPRDENQLLQNGHGRWLAKTHWMTAAQFALSRSLAASQNDLRRPDIDTVHGNDIIGKAKDAVLTLHGVLEGKHDGLIDEVLTRDSIPRYGWWSSFYRTIEGLAVMSRLHSYNKLGDGEDDEAEERPFD is encoded by the exons ATGCCTAAGCCTTGGCTCATAAGAGCATTGAATCGAAGCCTCGGAAGAAG GTTCTGGTTGGGAGGTTTTTTCAAG GTTGGCAATGACCTCTCTCAGTTTATTGGGCCGATTATATTGAACCATTTATTACAG TCGATGCAACGGGGAGATCCAACTTGGATTGGTTTCGTCTATGCATTCGCAATTTTCGTTGGTGTG tCATCTGGAGTGCTATGCGAAGCTCAGTACTATCAGAATGTTATGCGAGTTGGTTTTCAACTCAGGTCTACTCTG GTGGCTGCTATTTTTCGCAAATCACTCAGATTGACTCATGAGGGGCGGAAGAATTTCCCATATGggaaaattacaaatatgatATCAACAGATGCTAACGCCCTTCAA CAAATATGTCAACAGCTTCATGGGATATGGTCTGCCCCATTTCGTATTATCATGTCAATGATTCTTCTATACCAGCAATTGGGTGTTGCTTCACTTTTTGGGGCTTTAACTCTAGTCTTGACGGTTCCTATGCAG ACTGTAATTTTTAGTAAAATgcgaaaacaaacaaagaagggACTTCAGGGGACAGATAAAAGGGTTGAACTCACAAATGAAATTTTAGCAGCCATGGACACTGTGAA ATGCTATGCATGGGAAGCAAGCTTTTCATCCAGAGTTCAAGAAATAAGGAATGATGAGCTCTCGTGGTTTCGTAAGGCGCAATTACTTTATGCG TTAAACGGTTTTATTATGAATAGCCTCCCAGTGTTTGTAACTGTAATTTCCTTTGGGGTATTCACATTTCTTGGTGGAGATCTGACTCCTGCGAGGGCCTTTACATCACTTTCCCTGTTTGCagtgcttcgttctcctctaaACATGCTTCCTAATTTATTAAGTCAG GTTGTAAATGCACATGTATCATTACAGCGTATGGAGGAACTCTTCTTGACTGAAGAGAGAATTCTtgccccaaatccaccgctggAACCTGGGCTTCCAGCAATATCCATAAAAAATGGATGTTTTTCATGGGATTCCAAG GTAGAGAAGCCGACATTATCAAATGTCAATTTGCATATAGAAGTTGGCAGTTTAGTTGCAGTGGTTGGAGGTACTGGCGAAGGAAAAACGTCACTTATAATGGCAATGCTAGGGGAGCTGCCTCCCTTGGCAGACACAAACATCGTTGTCAGAGGAACAGTTGCTTATGTTCCTCAGGTGTCATGGATTTTCAATGCCACT GTTCGTgacaatatattatttggatCGGAGTTTGAATCAAACCGTTATTGGAAGGCCATTGATGTCACTTCCTTGCAACATGATCTTGACTTGCTTCCT GGTCGTGATCACACCGAGATTGGTGAAAGAGGTGTAAACATAAGTGGCGGTCAAAGACAGCGAGTTTCTATGGCTAGAGCCGTATATTCGAATTCTGATGTTTACATTTTTGATGATCCTTTAAGTGCTCTAGATGCTCATGTTGGTCAGCAG GTTTTTAACAGATGTATCAAGGAAGAGTTGGGAGGGAAAACCAGGGTGCTTGTCACAAACCAATTACATTTTCTTCCCCAGGTCGACAAAATTATTCTGATTTCCGAAGGCATTGTTATAGAGGAAGGAACCTTTGAGGAACTCTCCCGAAACAGCAAACATTTCCAGAAGCTAATGGAAAATGCCGGGAAACTGGAGGaacaaatggaagaaaaacaatacaataaaaatCATTACCAAGAAAGTCCGATGCCTCCTAATGGTGGACTCGGGAATAAATTTCCAGAAGACACAAGTTATGCAGGAAAACGGAAAGGAAAGAACTCTGTACTAATCaagaaggaggagagagagacagGAGTAGTAAGTTGGAAGGTGTTAATGAG GTATAAGGATGCATTAGGAGGTACTTGGGTAGTTATCGtactcttttcattttatctgCTGATAGAAGTCCTTCGAGTTTCGACTAGCACGTGGTTAAGCTTTTGGACAAAGAAAAGCACTTCAGAAAATTATAACGCTGGATACTACAATCTCATCTATACAGCGTTGTCCTTTGGCCAG GTGACCTTTACACTAGCAAACTCTTATTGGCTAATCATTTCAAGCCTTCGTGCGTCTAGAAAATTGCACGATTTCATGCTAAATTCAATTCTAAGAGCTCCAATGGTGTTCTTCCATACCAATCCAATTGGACGAATTATCAATAGGTTTGCCAAAGATCTTGGAGACATTGATCGTACTCTTGCCAATATTATGAGTGCGTTTCTTGGACAACTGTGGCAACTACTGTCAACTTTTGTTCTAATAGGTCTTGTGAGCCCAATCTCCCTATGGGCCATTACGCCGCTATTGATTGTGTTTTATGCAGCCTATTTATATTATCAG AGTACCTCACGTGAAGTCAAACGCTTGGATTCGATTACTAGATCTCCGGTGTATGCTCAATTTGGGGAAGCGTTAAATGGTCTGTCAACTATTCGTGCATACAAGGCGTATGATCGAATGGAAAGCATCAACGGGAGGTTCGTGGATAATAACATCAGGTTTACTCTTGCAAATATCAGTTCGAATCGCTGGCTCACAATAAGGTTGGAAACATTAGGAGGCCTTATGATCTGGTTGACAGCAACTTTTGCTGTCTTGCAGAATGCAAGAGAAGAAAACCAGGTGGCCTTTGCATCTACGATGGGATTACTTTTAAGTTATACCCTAAACATCACAAACTTGTTAAGTGGTGTTCTTAGACAAGCAAGTAGGGCTGAAAATAGTTTAAACGCTGTTGAACGTGTCGGCATATACATCGATTTGCCTTCAGAGGCTCCAGCTATAATCGAGTATAACCGCCCCCCATCTGGTTGGCCTTCATCTGGATCGATTCATTTTGAGGATGTTGTCTTACGTTATAGGCCTGGACTTCCTCCAGTCTTGCATGGGCTatcctttaatattttaccAACTGACAAGCTAGGAATAGTTGGAAGAACTGGTGCAGGAAAATCAAGCATGTTGAATGCATTATTTCGAATTGTAGAGATCGAACGAGGACGAATAACAATTGATGGCTATGACATTGCTAAGGTTGGGCTAACAGATTTGCGGAAATCTCTAACTGTTATACCTCAATCACCAATTCTTTTTTCAG GAACTGTACGTTTTAATCTCGATCCGTTCTGTGAACATAATGATGCTGACTTGTGGGAGGCTCTTGAGAGAGCACATCTTAAGGATGTAATTATGAGAAGCTCTTTTGGCTTGGATTCTGAG GTTTCGGAAGGAGGAGAAAATTTCAGCGTTGGACAAAGGCAACTAATAAGCCTTGCTAGAGCGTTGTTGAGAAGATCAAAGATCATTGTTCTTGATGAAGCAACGGCAGCTGTTGATGTTAACACAGACTCTCTGATACAGAAAACTATCCGTGAGGAGTTCAAATCATGCACTATGCTGATAATCGCTCATCGGTTAAACACGATTATTGACTGTGATCGGATTCTCGTGTTGGATAAGGGTCAG GTCATAGAATATGATGCCCCTGAAAAGCTGGTTTCAAATGAAGAAAGCGCTTTCTATAGAATGGTTCAAAGTACAGGGCCTGCAAATGCTCAGTACTTATGCAGCTTAGTTCTTGGAAAAGAAGAGACCAATCCACGTGATGAAAACCAGTTACTTCAGAATGGTCATGGGAGATGGCTAGCAAAAACCCACTGGATGACTGCTGCTCAATTTGCTCTGTCCAGAAGTCTTGCTGCCTCTCAAAATGATCTCAGAAGGCCAGACATTGATACTGTTCATGGGAATGATATCATTGGGAAAGCAAAAGATGCAGTTCTAACGCTGCATGGAGTTTTGGAGGGGAAACACGACGGACTAATCGACGAAGTACTAACTCGAGACTCGATTCCTAGATACGGTTGGTGGTCGTCTTTCTACCGAACAATTGAAG GGCTGGCTGTGATGAGCAGGTTGCACAGTTACAACAAGCTTGGTGAtggtgaagatgatgaagctGAAGAGAGGCCGTTTGATTGA